In one window of Verrucomicrobiia bacterium DNA:
- a CDS encoding MotA/TolQ/ExbB proton channel family protein, whose amino-acid sequence MFELIQRGGFLMWPILIASAVALTIFFERWLFFRRQDLKAEEFLAGIINLVQRRQYQEALDRCEEAYGPVAQVVHAAIKHHNLPKSELREIVQEVAQLQMPRLEQHLSTLATLGYLTPLIGLLGTITGMISVFMTMQAKSGTATAGDLSGGIWEALLTAAAGLCVAIPTYAAYNFLVTRLNHFMRDMERAGIEIVQALSEKGVRSEQEIQKQNREVSLASSSL is encoded by the coding sequence ATGTTTGAGTTGATTCAGCGCGGCGGTTTTTTGATGTGGCCTATTTTAATAGCCAGTGCAGTTGCGTTGACTATTTTTTTTGAGCGTTGGCTTTTTTTTCGGCGTCAAGATTTGAAAGCGGAAGAGTTTTTGGCGGGCATTATTAATCTGGTGCAAAGGCGTCAATATCAAGAGGCTTTGGATCGTTGTGAGGAGGCTTATGGGCCTGTGGCTCAAGTGGTGCATGCTGCGATTAAGCATCACAACTTGCCCAAATCGGAGTTGCGGGAGATTGTTCAAGAGGTGGCTCAGTTGCAGATGCCGCGATTGGAGCAGCATCTTTCGACTTTGGCAACTTTAGGTTATTTAACGCCTCTAATTGGTTTGTTGGGAACGATTACAGGGATGATTTCGGTTTTTATGACCATGCAAGCCAAGTCCGGAACGGCTACGGCTGGGGATTTATCGGGAGGCATTTGGGAAGCTTTGCTTACTGCAGCGGCGGGATTGTGTGTGGCCATTCCTACGTATGCAGCGTATAATTTTTTGGTGACGCGGCTTAATCATTTCATGCGCGATATGGAGCGAGCGGGGATCGAAATAGTTCAAGCGCTTTCGGAAAAAGGAGTTCGTTCCGAACAGGAAATTCAAAAACAAAATAGGGAAGTTTCTTTGGCTTCTTCCTCCCTGTGA